In Macadamia integrifolia cultivar HAES 741 chromosome 5, SCU_Mint_v3, whole genome shotgun sequence, a single window of DNA contains:
- the LOC122078662 gene encoding uncharacterized protein LOC122078662, which produces MAVAGLGFACRSHLPLHRPLFCCVAKVRRSSAAAVETVVVPEGLKDEGHGIVSPLGKVNGDAKAPEWKKLSSKDLGITTSMIAKPIRLVLNGLRKKGYEVYLVGGCVRDLILRRTPKDFDVITSAELKEVMRLFSHCQIVGKRFPICHVHVKDTIVEVSSFSTSERKSWRSLGNFSRRPPGCDEHDYVRWRNCLQRDFTINGMMFDPYANLVYDYMGGMEDIKKAKVRTVIPAGTSFQEDCARILRAIRIAARLGFCFSRETAHCVKNLSCLVLKLDKGRLLMEMNYMMAFGSAEASLRLLWKFGLLEILLPIQASYFVSQGFRRRDKRTNMLLSLLLNLDRLLAPDRPCHSSLWVGVLAFHKALVDQTRDPLAVATFALAVHNGGDLLEAVNIARRISLPHDPRFSELLEDQNLGTDEALMGEVKDLAKSVKASMSMMTDELFVSQAMARYPQAPYSDLVFIPLALYLRVCRIFECVRGGKEKGFVPKRGKKIDYDSLVSGNLQETRHVFARVVFDTVYPPNLNQEHTC; this is translated from the exons ATGGCTGTCGCGGGGTTGGGTTTTGCGTGCCGAAGCCATTTGCCTCTCCATCGTCCTCTCTTTTGCTGTGTTGCCAAG GTTCGTAGAAGCTCGGCTGCAGCAGTTGAAACTGTCGTCGTACCGGAAGGTCTCAAGGATGAAGGTCACGGCATTGTTTCTCCTCTTGGAAAAG TAAATGGTGATGCCAAGGCACCGGAATGGAAGAAATTGAGTTCTAAGGATCTCGGAATCACGACGTCCATGATTGCAAAGCCGATTAGATTGGTTCTAAATGGACTCAGAAAAAAAG GATATGAGGTCTATCTTGTTGGAGGTTGTGTGCGGGATCTCATTCTTAGGAGAACACCTAAAGACTTTGATGTTATAACTTCGGCTGAACTTAAAGAG GTTATGAGATTATTTTCTCACTGTCAAATAGTTGGAAAACGTTTTCCCATCTGTCATGTACATGTTAAGGATACCATTGTGGAG GTGTCAAGTTTTAGCACATCTGAAAGAAAGTCTTGGCGGAGCTTGGGGAATTTTTCCAGAAGACCCCCTGGTTGTGACGAGCATGACTATGTTCGCTGGAGAAATTGTTTGCAACGGGATTTCACAATTAATGG GATGATGTTTGATCCATATGCAAATCTAGTATATGATTACATGGGAGGCATGGAAGATATTAAAAAAGCTAAA GTTCGGACTGTAATACCTGCTGGTACGTCTTTCCAAGAGGACTGTG CTCGAATTCTACGTGCGATCAGAATTGCAGCTCGTCTAGGGTTCTGTTTTTCAAGGGAGACAGCTCATTGTGTGAAGAACTTATCGTGCTTGGTTTTAAAACTTGACAAG GGAAGGCTTCTCATGGAAATGAATTATATGATGGCCTTTGGGTCTGCAGAAGCTTCTTTGAGATTATTATGGAAATTTGGGCTCCTAGAGATACTTCTACCAATTCAA GCATCATATTTTGTTTCTCAAGGTTTTCGGAGACGTGATAAGAGAACCAACATGCTTCTG TCTTTGTTATTAAACCTGGATAGACTTCTGGCACCTGACAGACCATGCCATAGTAGCTTATG GGTTGGAGTCTTAGCATTTCATAAAGCACTGGTGGACCAAACAAGGGATCCTTTAGCAGTTGCAACCTTTGCCCTTGCTGTTCACAATGGTGGAGACCTTTTAGAAGCTGTAAACATAGCAAGGAGGATCTCTCTACCACATGACCCAAGGTTCAGTGAACTACTTGAAGATCAGAATCTGGGCACTGATGAAGCATTGATGGGTGAAGTTAAGGATCTTGCAAAATCAGTGAAAGCATCTATGAGTATGATGACTGATGAGTTGTTTGTCTCCCAAGCAATGGCAAGGTATCCTCAGGCACCATACTCTGATCTG GTATTTATCCCACTGGCATTGTATTTAAGAGTATGCAGGATTTTTGAGTGTGTCAGAGGCGGTAAGGAGAAGGGGTTTGTACCAAAACGAGGGAAGAAGATTGATTATGATAGCTTAGTCTCGGGAAACCTGCAAGAAACCCGGCATGTGTTTGCAAGGGTTGTTTTTGACACTGTTTACCCTCCAAACCTAAACCAAGAGCATACATGCTGA